A portion of the Pseudomonadota bacterium genome contains these proteins:
- a CDS encoding epoxyqueuosine reductase QueH yields the protein MKILLHCCCGPCTIYPLETLRAAGHQVHGYYYNHIHPYTEWQKRRETLADYAEQADLPMIYDEQYKLVEFLRQNVYRESRRCLFCYHDRLEHTAKIARRGKFDAFTSTLLYSKFQQHEQIRKIGESVGKTVGVPLFYEDFRSGWKDGIEASRERDMYRQQYCGCIYSEGERYLGKGWLADE from the coding sequence ATGAAAATTCTGCTCCACTGCTGCTGCGGACCCTGCACCATCTACCCGTTGGAAACGTTACGGGCTGCCGGCCACCAGGTACATGGATACTATTACAACCATATTCACCCCTACACGGAATGGCAGAAGCGCCGGGAAACCCTGGCTGATTATGCCGAGCAGGCAGACCTGCCGATGATCTACGATGAACAGTACAAGCTGGTGGAATTTCTGCGGCAAAACGTCTATCGGGAAAGCCGGCGCTGTCTTTTCTGTTACCATGACCGACTGGAACATACAGCCAAAATAGCCCGCCGGGGAAAGTTCGATGCCTTCACCTCAACCCTTTTATATAGTAAATTTCAACAACATGAACAGATCAGAAAAATTGGCGAATCGGTGGGAAAAACGGTGGGAGTGCCGTTGTTTTATGAGGATTTCCGTTCCGGCTGGAAAGACGGCATCGAGGCATCCAGAGAGCGAGACATGTACCGCCAGCAGTACTGCGGCTGCATTTACAGCGAGGGGGAACGTTACCTGGGAAAAGGCTGGCTGGCCGATGAATAA
- a CDS encoding ribonuclease HI family protein: MNRKPKVNDYPCTLAEVQKALQVLLDTRSFSAATEVVPGLTEDRLVELLRAFLPQKSISEAEDNKNYDQRVEAERDVVPASGIGKTVILYTDGASRGNPGLAGAGFLILDETSTLLDEGKLFLGERTNNEAEYDALIAGLKLARRSGCQEVEVRADSQLMIRQLTGQYRVKNKRLIPLVLEVKKLAAAFAKVTYHHVPRADNARADKLANQAIDEEPKGK, translated from the coding sequence GTGAACCGGAAACCGAAAGTGAATGATTATCCCTGTACTCTGGCTGAAGTCCAAAAGGCCCTGCAGGTTTTACTGGATACCCGTAGTTTTTCTGCGGCAACCGAGGTAGTTCCCGGTTTGACCGAGGATCGGCTGGTTGAGCTGCTGCGGGCTTTTCTGCCGCAAAAGTCCATCAGCGAAGCCGAAGATAATAAAAACTATGATCAGCGGGTGGAAGCTGAGCGAGATGTTGTGCCGGCGTCCGGAATTGGCAAAACGGTAATTCTCTATACTGATGGGGCCTCCCGGGGGAATCCCGGTCTGGCCGGTGCCGGGTTCCTGATACTGGATGAAACTTCAACGCTGTTGGATGAGGGCAAACTTTTTCTCGGGGAACGGACTAACAACGAGGCGGAATACGATGCCTTGATTGCCGGTCTGAAACTGGCCCGGCGTTCAGGTTGTCAGGAAGTGGAAGTGCGGGCTGATTCACAATTGATGATCAGACAGCTGACCGGGCAATACCGGGTTAAAAATAAACGGCTCATTCCTTTGGTGCTGGAAGTTAAAAAACTGGCGGCGGCTTTTGCAAAGGTTACGTATCATCACGTGCCCAGGGCTGATAATGCCCGGGCGGATAAGCTGGCTAATCAGGCTATTGACGAGGAACCAAAAGGGAAATAA
- a CDS encoding LysE family translocator, translated as MIDLTSLGSGLVFGLTAGISPGPLLALVISETIRDGFKAGLQVAMAPLISDLPIILISILILSKLSRSTPVLGIITLAGAIFIAYLAYECFHTATLNQQPEESNTGSLIKGIISNLLNPHPYIFWLTIGGPILLAPGKNHWITGGLFLVAFYFCLVGAKIGIAALIAGCQAGFSATIYRRINYILGTILVIFALIFLYNGLQYLRII; from the coding sequence ATGATTGATCTGACATCTCTTGGCAGCGGCCTGGTTTTTGGTCTTACTGCCGGCATATCCCCCGGACCATTGCTGGCCCTGGTCATCAGTGAAACGATCAGGGACGGATTTAAGGCCGGATTGCAGGTAGCCATGGCACCTCTGATCAGCGACCTGCCGATTATTCTGATCAGCATCCTGATTCTGAGCAAACTTTCCCGGTCCACGCCGGTTCTGGGAATCATCACCCTGGCAGGCGCTATTTTCATTGCCTACCTGGCCTATGAATGTTTCCATACAGCGACATTAAATCAACAGCCGGAAGAAAGCAATACCGGTTCCTTAATCAAAGGGATCATCAGCAACCTGCTCAACCCTCATCCCTATATTTTCTGGCTGACCATCGGCGGCCCGATCCTGCTGGCACCCGGGAAAAATCACTGGATCACCGGCGGCTTATTCCTGGTAGCATTTTACTTCTGTCTGGTAGGCGCCAAAATCGGCATTGCGGCGCTGATTGCCGGCTGCCAAGCTGGATTTTCAGCAACCATCTATCGAAGAATAAATTATATCCTGGGAACAATCCTAGTGATTTTTGCCCTGATTTTTTTGTATAATGGACTGCAATATCTCAGAATAATTTAA
- a CDS encoding DUF2905 domain-containing protein translates to MSSFQNPGKILIVIGICLVAVGILLLLAGKIPFLGRLPGDILIKKDNYSFFFPLTTCLIISFLLSLLFYLFRK, encoded by the coding sequence ATGTCTTCATTCCAGAACCCCGGTAAAATCCTGATAGTGATCGGCATCTGTCTGGTGGCTGTCGGTATTTTGTTGCTGCTGGCCGGGAAAATCCCCTTTTTAGGTCGCTTGCCCGGGGATATCTTGATTAAAAAGGATAATTACAGTTTTTTCTTTCCCCTGACTACCTGCCTGATTATCAGCTTTCTGTTGTCACTGCTGTTTTATCTTTTCCGTAAATAA
- a CDS encoding C4-type zinc ribbon domain-containing protein has translation MENQIQFLWRLQVIDLNLSEMQGQEQQLDIEIDRLKKDEEELAGVMAGLEDQLAAKNGERRNIQAEIEQLKGKVEQSKIKLTQIQNNKEYFAALKEIESSEKEINRFETGLLELLEEVETLQSQMNDQQALLTEKREAITAREAETSSQIKKLSKESSSCQKERKEIIDLLDKRLLARYDRIRRRFSNAVVYVEQGTCMGCHVNVPPQVYINLLKGDEILNCPNCQRIMYSEPETESE, from the coding sequence TTGGAGAATCAGATTCAGTTTTTATGGCGGTTGCAGGTGATAGACCTCAATCTGAGTGAAATGCAGGGGCAGGAACAGCAACTTGATATCGAGATTGACCGATTGAAAAAGGATGAAGAAGAGCTTGCTGGAGTAATGGCCGGATTAGAGGATCAATTGGCTGCCAAAAATGGCGAGCGGCGGAATATCCAGGCTGAAATTGAGCAACTCAAAGGGAAGGTTGAGCAATCAAAAATTAAACTGACCCAGATACAAAATAACAAGGAATATTTTGCCGCCCTGAAAGAAATTGAGTCCAGCGAAAAAGAAATTAATAGGTTTGAGACCGGTTTGCTGGAATTGCTTGAAGAAGTGGAGACGCTGCAATCACAGATGAATGATCAGCAGGCACTGTTGACTGAAAAACGTGAAGCAATTACCGCCCGGGAAGCTGAAACCTCAAGTCAGATAAAAAAACTGAGTAAAGAGTCATCTTCCTGCCAAAAAGAGCGAAAAGAAATTATCGACCTGCTGGATAAACGGTTGCTGGCCCGCTATGATCGTATCCGTCGGCGTTTTTCCAATGCCGTGGTTTATGTTGAACAAGGAACCTGTATGGGTTGCCATGTGAATGTACCGCCCCAGGTTTATATTAATTTACTCAAGGGTGATGAAATTCTCAATTGTCCCAACTGCCAGCGGATTATGTACAGTGAACCGGAAACCGAAAGTGAATGA
- the tpx gene encoding thiol peroxidase, translating into MMEKNGLVTMGGNPVTLLGPELKVGDHAPDLKVVDGDFNPVSLNNFRGKNKLISVVPSLDTPICELQTQRFNQEVEQLPKDVVVVTISMDLPFAQSRFCGAKNINRVQVLSDYKYRSFGYAYGVMIKEMMLLARAIFLIDKRNVIRYVEICPEVKEHPHYYEALEAVKSL; encoded by the coding sequence ATGATGGAAAAAAACGGTTTAGTGACCATGGGTGGGAACCCGGTGACCTTGTTGGGGCCGGAGCTTAAAGTTGGGGATCATGCCCCTGATTTAAAGGTCGTCGATGGTGATTTCAATCCGGTTTCTCTGAATAATTTCCGGGGAAAGAATAAATTAATCAGCGTTGTTCCTTCCCTGGATACCCCCATCTGCGAGTTGCAGACCCAGCGTTTCAATCAGGAAGTGGAACAATTGCCGAAAGATGTGGTCGTGGTGACCATCAGTATGGATCTGCCGTTTGCCCAGAGCCGTTTTTGCGGTGCCAAAAATATTAATCGGGTGCAGGTCCTTTCCGACTATAAATATCGTTCATTTGGCTATGCTTACGGGGTCATGATTAAAGAAATGATGCTCCTGGCCCGGGCTATCTTTCTGATTGATAAACGAAATGTCATCAGGTATGTGGAAATATGTCCGGAAGTGAAGGAACATCCACATTATTATGAGGCTTTAGAGGCTGTAAAGTCCCTGTGA
- a CDS encoding ABC transporter substrate binding protein, which translates to MAAAGQRVFIVYSYHPDYFWQQDEEQGIKKALSGMDVTFDSYCLDSKKHQGQEWLAQQVKICLEKIEGFQPDVIITCDDNAAKTIGRIFFKQKIPVVFLGLNGEPEAYGLVESGRRQHPGANITGVLERHYYHDATVLLQTILLANNLKVKKLDIITDDSSTSTILLKSLRQEAWKTPWELAFLPQAKTFTQYKEQILGVNQPGHAAFIYNLETLKNNDNHVPDMDVLAWTSKYLAIPAVAFHEYYLKKGAALCGVVVSGRTQGYHAGLKVKQILGGVSAGEIPIDRPPKGTVVLNISVAERLGVKIPLEILLSADIVYDAEK; encoded by the coding sequence ATGGCTGCCGCTGGTCAGCGGGTTTTTATCGTTTACAGTTATCATCCTGATTATTTCTGGCAACAGGATGAAGAACAGGGAATAAAAAAAGCCCTGAGTGGGATGGATGTTACTTTTGACAGCTATTGCCTTGACAGCAAGAAACATCAGGGTCAGGAATGGCTGGCTCAGCAGGTAAAAATATGTCTGGAGAAAATCGAGGGGTTTCAGCCGGATGTGATTATCACCTGCGACGATAATGCCGCCAAAACCATCGGCAGAATCTTTTTCAAGCAGAAAATACCGGTGGTTTTTCTGGGGCTGAATGGCGAACCGGAAGCCTATGGCCTGGTTGAATCCGGCAGGCGTCAGCATCCGGGGGCAAATATAACCGGGGTGCTGGAAAGACATTATTATCATGACGCTACTGTTTTGCTCCAGACTATCCTGCTGGCCAACAATCTAAAAGTAAAAAAGCTTGATATCATTACGGATGATTCCTCTACTTCTACCATTCTGCTCAAATCTTTGCGGCAGGAAGCTTGGAAAACTCCCTGGGAACTGGCCTTTTTGCCCCAGGCCAAAACATTCACCCAATATAAAGAGCAGATTCTGGGAGTAAACCAGCCGGGTCATGCGGCGTTTATCTATAACCTGGAGACGCTCAAGAATAATGATAACCACGTTCCTGATATGGATGTTCTGGCCTGGACCAGTAAATATCTTGCAATCCCGGCGGTTGCTTTCCATGAATATTACCTGAAAAAGGGGGCTGCTTTGTGCGGTGTGGTGGTCAGTGGCAGAACTCAGGGCTATCATGCCGGCTTGAAAGTCAAACAGATCCTTGGGGGAGTATCCGCCGGAGAGATTCCCATAGACCGGCCGCCAAAAGGGACAGTGGTACTGAATATTTCAGTGGCTGAGCGTTTGGGAGTCAAAATTCCCCTTGAAATTCTCTTGAGTGCTGATATCGTTTATGATGCCGAGAAATGA